One genomic window of Corticium candelabrum chromosome 21, ooCorCand1.1, whole genome shotgun sequence includes the following:
- the LOC134196618 gene encoding collagen alpha-1(XII) chain-like: protein MKRKTDESHRISSKCDALLTAADCAYIAGPATARTKVSALMQVLGNNFGSAVENPISWGCGRRRRCAMSPLQPLPKLNCSYENPRDLAVVIDRSASVGESAFIMAVDTLADFLAYMRNDFQCDGPKTRLAVITYGTTVTEVFNFNYSARNHRSQKQMTDDIKAMTTYKSKFAGATATGTALEYCRDNIFQPSMGMRTNSIRQILLLTDGRANKGRCPGVVANQLFYSRWNIAVYALGIGDNVDIAELRSITMERSENNMLHFALFSNYFEFSNISEVVRIDIQRRHGVECKEAAKIFDKKK, encoded by the coding sequence ATGAAACGCAAGACAGATGAAAGTCACAGGATATCCTCGAAATGTGATGCGTTATTAACTGCCGCCGACTGTGCATATATTGCAGGTCCAGCAACCGCAAGAACTAAAGTATCAGCACTCATGCAAGTTCTTGGTAACAATTTTGGTTCAGCCGTCGAGAATCCAATTTCCTGGGGTTGCGGACGTCGTCGTCGTTGTGCGATGTCGCCGTTGCAACCGCTACCAAAGCTCAATTGCTCGTACGAGAATCCTCGAGATCTTGCTGTAGTAATTGACCGTTCCGCTAGTGTTGGAGAGTCTGCATTCATTATGGCTGTCGACACGCTTGCAGATTTTCTCGCCTACATGCGTAACGACTTCCAATGTGACGGACCTAAAACGAGACTGGCCGTCATTACCTACGGGACAACAGTTACGGAAGTGTTTAATTTCAACTACTCTGCTAGGAATCACAGAAGTCAAAAGCAAATGACCGACGACATCAAAGCAATGACAACCTACAAAAGCAAGTTTGCAGGAGCTACAGCTACAGGAACGGCACTAGAGTATTGTCGAGACAACATATTTCAGCCAAGTATGGGCATGAGAACTAACAGTATACGCCAGATTCTGCTCTTGACAGATGGTCGTGCAAACAAAGGAAGATGTCCGGGAGTTGTGGCCAATCAACTTTTCTATAGCAGGTGGAATATTGCCGTCTACGCTCTTGGTATTGGTGATAATGTCGACATTGCTGAATTAAGATCTATAACAATGGAGAGATCCGAAAATAACATGCTTCACTTCGCCTTGTTCTCTAACTATTTTGAATTCTCTAATATTAGTGAGGTGGTTAGAATAGATATACAACGACGACACGGTGTAGAATGCAAGGAAGCTGCAAAGATCTTTGACAAGAAAAAATAG
- the LOC134196567 gene encoding eukaryotic translation initiation factor 4E type 2-like, translating to MELEAPRLDEGTCQDDGVSEAVKTSTCDESDQTAASVDTRPTDDSESVEESKEETNDNATNGKSDDDASVSHVVIGPNEHPLQYHYCFWFSRRGPGAKGSAPANYEQNMKVIGTFGSVEQFWAHYVHMARPAELSGHCDFHLFKEGIKPLWEHDANKNGGKWMIRLRKGLASRFWEYLILAILGEQFMVGDELCGAVVSVRFQEDIISVWNRSADNKAVTERIRDTMMRVLNLPPNTVIEYKCHNASLKDRSSFRNTDVFVR from the exons atgGAATTGGAAGCTCCTAGGCT GGACGAAGGCACTTGTCAGGACGACGGCGTTTCGGAAGCGGTGAAGACGTCGACGTGCGATGAGAGCGACCAAACGGCTGCTTCGGTTGACACACGCCCCACAGATGATTCAGAGAGTGTCgaagaaagcaaagaagagACGAATGACAACGCGACGAACGGGAAATCG GACGACGATGCTTCTGTGTCACACGTTGTCATCGGACCCAATGAACATCCTCTCCAGTATCACTACTGCTTCTGGTTTTCTCGTCGTGGGCCAGGTGCAAAGGGCTCGGCCCCTGCCAATTACGAACAGAACATGAAAGTGATTGGAACATTTGGATCG GTCGAACAATTCTGGGCACATTATGTTCATATGGCTCGTCCTGCTGAACTAAGTGGACACTGCGATTTTCATTTATTCAAAGAAGGTATCAAACCGTTGTGGGAACACGATGCTAATAAGAACGGCGGAAAATGGATGATTCGTCTTCGAAAAGGATTGGCCTCAAGATTCTGGGAATACTTG atACTTGCAATTCTCGGAGAGCAATTCATGGTTGGTGATGAATTATGTGGCGCTGTGGTGTCTGTTCGGTTTCAGGAAGACATCATTTCCGTGTGGAACCGATCGGCAGACAACAAAGCCGTCACAGAAAGGATAAG AGACACGATGATGCGCGTGTTGAATCTCCCTCCCAACACAGTTATAGAATACAAATGTCACAATGCCAGTCTCAA GGACAGATCAAGCTTCAGGAATACGGATGTCTTTGTCAGGTGA